One Neisseria sicca genomic region harbors:
- a CDS encoding Cof-type HAD-IIB family hydrolase, which translates to MKNPKIIFFDIDDTLYRKYTDTLMPSVYKAMAALKEKGILTAIATGRPPAAIPKKVQELIRESGIDMLVTINGQYTSFHGEVLQEYPMDSANMMEICALLDNKNIDYAFVNNNEIAVSSPSSLVKDALAHIFPDFLVDKEYFHRAKVYQMLIFANSNQERAIEDEIQQNGFKLVRWHECAMDMLRSEGSKVRGIAHAVGKLGIEMKDVMAFGDSFNDLEMLSTVGFGVAMGNGEAEAKAVAKFVCPSVDEDGVLRGLQELGVID; encoded by the coding sequence ATGAAAAATCCGAAAATTATCTTCTTTGATATTGATGACACCCTCTATCGGAAATATACCGATACCCTGATGCCTTCCGTTTATAAAGCAATGGCGGCGTTGAAAGAGAAAGGGATATTGACCGCGATTGCAACGGGTCGTCCTCCTGCGGCTATTCCGAAAAAAGTGCAGGAGCTGATCCGTGAAAGCGGAATCGATATGCTGGTGACCATTAATGGGCAATATACGTCGTTTCACGGGGAAGTATTGCAGGAATATCCGATGGATTCTGCGAATATGATGGAAATATGCGCGTTGTTGGACAATAAAAATATTGATTACGCCTTTGTGAATAACAATGAAATTGCGGTTTCCAGCCCTTCATCGCTTGTTAAAGATGCATTGGCGCATATTTTTCCCGATTTTTTGGTGGATAAAGAATATTTTCATCGGGCAAAAGTGTATCAAATGCTGATCTTTGCAAATTCCAATCAAGAACGCGCCATTGAAGATGAAATTCAACAAAACGGATTTAAATTGGTTCGGTGGCATGAATGTGCCATGGATATGCTTCGTTCTGAAGGTTCTAAGGTAAGGGGAATTGCTCATGCCGTAGGCAAGCTGGGGATTGAAATGAAGGATGTTATGGCATTTGGCGACAGCTTCAACGACTTGGAAATGTTGTCTACTGTCGGATTTGGAGTGGCAATGGGGAATGGCGAGGCTGAGGCAAAGGCTGTGGCAAAGTTTGTATGCCCGAGCGTGGACGAGGATGGGGTGTTGCGGGGATTACAGGAATTGGGCGTTATTGACTAA